In Colletotrichum higginsianum IMI 349063 chromosome 1, whole genome shotgun sequence, one genomic interval encodes:
- a CDS encoding Calcium/calmodulin-dependent protein kinase — translation MSFSNMLSRLQGQPESYDKKAKYRFGRTLGAGTYGIVREADGPTGKCAVKIILKKNVKGNERMVYDELDMLQRLKHPHIVKFLDWFESRDKYYIVTELATGGELFDRICEQGKFTEKDASQTIKQVLEAVNYLHLNNVRQALPEVSHHSHAALLTQKLDLKPENLLYLTRDAESDLVLADFGIAKMLDRKDEVLTTMAGSFGYAAPEVMLKKGHGKPVDMWSMGVITYTLLCGYSPFRSENLQDLIDECSNAQVVFHERYWKDVSDDAKDFILHLLQPEPVKRWSSEEALRHPWLSGENATDHNLLPEIKAYIAKARLRRGIEMVKLANRIETLKAQEEDTEDSDFPADAISAADQSKHVGAHDIAVGEKRSLSKTIKGAIFREVVLAKVREMKQQEDTLKVKEEAEKEHKRRSFQG, via the exons ATGAGTT TCTCCAACATGCTGAGCAGGCTGCAGGGTCAGCCCGAGAGCTACGACAAGAA GGCCAAATACCGCTTCGGACGCACCCTTGGAGCTGGAACGTACGGTATAGTCCGTGAGGCTGACGGTCCCACTGGCAAGTGCGCCGTGAAGATTATCCTGAAGAAGAACGTTAAGGGCAATGAAAGGATGGTATACGACGAGCTGGACATGCTCCAGCGCCTCAAGCACCCCCATATCGTCAAGTTTCTCGACTGGTTCGAGTCGCGT GACAAGTACTACATCGTTACTGAGCTAGCTACGGGCGGAGAGCTCTTCGACCGGATTTGCGAGCAGGGTAAGTTCACGGAGAAGGACGCTTCGCAAACCATCAAGCAGGTCCTTGAGGCCGTCAACTACCTGCACCTGAACAACGTT AGGCAAGCTCTTCCCGAAGTCTCGCACCATTCTCACGCAGCCTTGCTGACTCAAAAGTTAGATCTGAAGCCCGAGAACCTTCTCTATCTGACCAGAGACGCCGAGTCTGACCTGGTCCTGGCCGACTTCGGTATCGCGAAGATGCTCGACAGGAAGGACGAGGTTCTTACAACAATGGCCGGCTCCTTTGGATACGCAGCCCCCGAAGTCATGCTGAAGAAGGGTCACGGTAAGCCCGTGGACATGTGGTCCATGGGTGTCATCACATACACTCTTCTCTGCGGTTATTCTCCTTTCCGCTCCGAGAATCTCCAGGACCTCATCGATGAGTGCAGTAATGCCCAGGTCGTTTTCCATGAGCGTTACTGGAAGGATGTCAGCGACGATGCCAAAGACTTCATCCTGCATCTTCTGCAACCGGAGCCCGTGAAGCGCTGGTCGAGTGAG GAGGCTCTCCGTCACCCCTGGCTCAGCGGAGAGAACGCCACCGACCACAACTTGCTTCCCGAGATCAAGGCGTACATTGCCAAGGCTCGTCTCCGCCGTGGCATTGAAATGGTCAAGCTTGCCAATAGAATCGAAACCCTCAAGGCCCAGGAGGAAGACACGGAAGACTCGGATTTCCCGGCCGATGCAATCAGCGCAGCCGACCAGTCCAAGCACGTCGGCGCGCATGACATCGCTGTTGGCGAGAAGCGGAGTTTGTCAAAGACGATCAAGGGGGCTATCTTCCGCGAGGTTGTCCTTGCCAAGGTCCGCGAAATGAAGCAGCAGGAGGATACGCTCAAGgtgaaggaggaggcggagaaGGAGCACAAAAGACGCAGCTTCCAGGGCTGA
- a CDS encoding Alpha beta hydrolase family, giving the protein MYSLFSSAVEPRTATIIATTVVATLSVLSLARLALYPKWGTAISNPLKTKIPTLEADEVKKLHYHPDSFPGARDVETPYGSIRVYEWGSTTGPKVILIHGITTSCMTLGPIAHALAARGCRVMLFDLFGRGFSDGVGDLPHDARLYTTQVLLALASSPLAWSGTSSIRVIGYSLGGAIAASFAAAFPHMVESLVLLAPAGLIRAENFGVLAQLTFQSGLVPERILAALTRKRLQKPLAGKRSNAVAEEDDPAETFVDIAAAEVSGPKGTADGEDVQVERKVREYVPWMVAHHEGFVPAFMSCARWAPLTGQHETWRALGKRVKGTTAVFIGRTDEVIDVGHYVRDGLPLLGGKENVLWKVLPGGHDFVMTKTDFIMRELDSLWGFEGAVMR; this is encoded by the exons ATGTACTCCCTTTTCAGTTCGGCTGTCGAACCGCGAACAGCGACAATCATCGCCACGACCGTCGTTGCCACGCTCTCCGTCCTCTCCCTTGCCCGGCTCGCACTCTACCCCAAATGGGGCACCGCCATTTCCAACCCGCTCAAGACCAAGATCCCCacgctcgaggccgatgaggtCAAGAAACTGCACTACCATCCGGACTCTTTCCCGGGGGCCCGGGACGTCGAGACACCG TACGGCTCCATCCGCGTCTACGAATGGGGCTCCACTACTGGCCCCAAGGTCATTCTCATCCACGGCATCACCACCTCCTGCATGACCCTTGGCCCCATCGCccacgccctcgccgcccgcggctGCCGTGTCATGCTCTTCGACCTCTTCGGCCGTGGCTTCtccgacggcgtcggcgacctcCCCCATGACGCTCGTCTATACACCACGCAGgttcttctcgccctcgcctcctcgccgctcGCCTGGTCCGGCACGAGCTCCATCCGGGTCATAGGCTACTCCCTCGGCGgtgccatcgccgcctccttcgccgccgcgtTCCCGCACATGGTCGAGAGCCTCGTGCTCCTCGCACCCGCGGGTCTCATCCGCGCCGAGAACTTTGGCGTTCTCGCCCAGCTGACGTTCCAGTCGGGTCTCGTCCCTGAGCggatcctcgccgccctcacgCGCAAGAGGCTGCAGAAGCCGCTGGCGGGCAAGCGCTCaaacgccgtcgccgaggaggacgacccGGCGGAGACATTCGTCGACATCGCGGCCGCGGAGGTTTCGGGACCCAAGGGCActgccgatggcgaggacgtACAGGTGGAGCGGAAGGTGCGCGAGTACGTCCCCTGGATGGTGGCGCATCACGAGGGCTTCGTACCGGCGTTCATGTCGTGCGCGCGGTGGGCGCCGCTGACGGGGCAGCACGAGACGTGGCGCGCGTTGGGGAAGAGGGTGAAGGGGACGACGGCCGTATTCATTGGCAGGACGGATGAGGTCATCGACGTCGGGCACTATGTCAGGGACGGGCTGCCGTTGTTGGGTGGCAAGGAGAATGTGCTGTGGAAGGTGCTTCCTGGCGGTCATGACTTCGTGATGACCAAGACAGACTTCATCATGCGCGAGTTGGACTCGTTGTGGGGCTTTGAAGGTGCGGTAATGAGGTAA
- a CDS encoding Sec1 family protein encodes MAPRAGFNTEQIKDKARKDLLYLLEAVRGKKNLILERSLAGPIGTIVKVATLQEYGVDKFFFLENKNADTSQRNVIFIARGECARHAQTIAEQIRRLQRESQTGHEFHIFWVPRRTLVSDKLLEEAGVLGDVNISELPLYFFPLEKDVLSLELDESFRDLYLSRDVTPSFLLAKALMEIQQNHGLFPRIIGKGDNAKRVAELLARMRQEILAGEDANETNRGGLTPSTLIESVIIIDREVDFVTPLLTQLTYEGLIDEVFGIQNNQAEVDTTVVGAPSQSSTASAQARKRKIQLDSSDKLYEQLRDTNFAIVGSLLNKVARRLQNLQKDYEGRNSHKSIAELKDFVSKLPGYQAEQQSLRIHTGLAEEIIKYTRTDQFKGLLEAQQNLAAGADPSSQFDAIEELIARDTPLPEVLRLLCIYSCISGGIKPKEFDQFRRLILEGYGYQHILTLNNLEKLQLFLSRSSPLAEMIPMTGASGNPTGTKTNYTYLRKLLRLIVDEVQEDDPNDIAYVYSGYAPLSVRLVQCVLQKQYLLKVTRGNGASAATGGPAAQGWHGFDEAVKHVRGQTFYELQKGEEKAVKARALLSGGTEKQTVFVVFVGGITFTEIAALRFIAKQEESRRNIVICTTSIINGDRMMDAAIERESFAKDNGKPASPTP; translated from the exons ATGGCTCCTAGAGCTGGCTTCAATACGGAACAGATAAAGGACAAGGCGCGCAAGGACCTCCTTTATCTGCTCGAGGCT GTTCGTGGAAAGAAGAACCTCATTCTTGAGCGCAGCTTGGCCGGCCCAATTGGCACCATCGTCAAGGTCGCCACTCTCCAGGAATACGGCGTGGACAagtttttctttctcgaGAACAAGAATGCAGATACGAGCCAGCGGAATGTCATCTTCATAGCTCGCGGGGAGTGCGCGCGTCATGCACAAACAATAGCAG AGCAGATTCGACGTTTACAGCGCGAGAGCCAGACCGGCCATGAGTTCCACATCTTCTGGGTACCTCGGCGGACCCTTGTCTCCGACAAActgctggaggaggcgggcgtcTTGGGCGATGTCAACATCTCTGAGTTGCCGTTGTATTTCTTTCCTCTGGAGAAAGACGTTCTCTCGCTCGAGCTGGATGAATCTTTTCGCGATCTTTATCTCTCGAGGGATGTCACGCCGTCATTCCTGCTCGCCAAAGCTCTGATGGAAATCCAACAGAATCATGGCTTGTTCCCCCGGATCATCGGCAAAGGCGACAACGCGAAACGAGTGGCTGAGCTTTTGGCGCGAATGAGACAAGAGATACTTGCTGGCGAAGATGCAAATGAGACGAACAGAGGCGGCTTGACACCGAGCACACTCATCGAGAGTGTCATAATAATCGATCGCGAAGTGGACTTTGTCACCCCTTTGCTGACCCAGCTGACGTATGAGGGACTCATTGATGAGGTATTCGGCATCCAGAACAACCAAGCTGAAGTTGACACTACCGTGGTTGGTGCCCCGTCCcagtcctcgacggccagtGCGCAGGCTAGGAAACGAAAGATTCAGTTGGATTCCTCCGACAAGCTATACGAGCAACTCCGGGATACCAACTTTGCTATTGTGGGCAGCTTGCTCAACAAAGTTGCTCGCCGCCTACAGAACTTGCAAAAGGACTACGAGGGTCGGAATAGCCATAAGTCGATCGCGGAGCTCAAAGACTTTGTCAGTAAGCTGCCGGGGTACCAAGCCGAACAGCAAAGCCTTAGGATTCATACAGGCTTGGCGGAGgaaattataaagtatacGCGGACAGACCAGTTCAAAGGTCTTTTGGAAGCCCAACAAAATCTTGCGGCTGGCGCAGACCCTTCCTCACAGTTTGACGCCATTGAGGAGCTGATAGCTCGTGATACACCGTTGCCGGAAGTTCTCAGGCTGCTTTGCATCTATTCGTGCATATCAGGCGGGATCAAACCCAAGGAGTTTGACCAGTTCCGGCGGCTTATACTGGAAGGCTACGGCTACCAACACATTCTGACTCTAAACAATctcgagaagctccagctGTTTCTGTCACGATCTTCCCCCTTGGCGGAAATGATTCCCATGACCGGCGCCAGTGGGAATCCCACAGGGACGAAGACCAACTACACTTATCTTCGCAAACTGCTTCGGCTTATCGTCGACGAAGTCCAGGAAGACGATCCTAACGACATTGCATACGTCTACAGCGGATACGCGCCGTTGTCAGTCCGACTTGTCCAGTGTGTTTTGCAGAAGCAATATCTGCTCAAAGTCACGAGGGGGAACGGGGCCAGCGCTGCAACGGGAGGGCCTGCAGCACAGGGCTGGCATGGGTTCGACGAGGCTGTCAAGCACGTTCGTGGGCAGACGTTTTACGAACTGCAGAAGGGCGAGGAGAAAGCTGTTAAGGCTCGGGCCTTGTTGTCAGGAGGAACAGAAAAGCAGACGGTATTTGTTGTGTTCGTCGGAGGCATAACATTCACCGAGATTGCTGCTCTGCGGTTCATCGCGAAGCAGGAAGAAT CTCGAAGAAACATCGTCATATGTACGACGTCGATAATAAACGGTGACCGGATGATGGACGCAGCGATCGAGAGGGAATCGTTTGCGAAAGATAATGGCAAGCCTGCAAGCCCAACGCCGTAA
- a CDS encoding Ubiquitin-conjugating enzyme yields MASSFASKRLAKELSKLNTDLPPGIDLISADNFEEWFMDIRVLDDNPLYKDQVYRLKFKFSQQYPIEPPEVTFVKTTERPIPMHPHIYSNGIICLDLLGSQGWSPVQNVESVCMSIQSMLTGNEKNERPAGDDEFVKSNRLRPRDIDFYYHDNTV; encoded by the exons ATGGCGTCCAGCTTCGCTTCCAAGCGGCTGGCCAAAGAGCTTTCCAAG CTCAACACCGACCTACCCCCTGGTATTGATCTCATTTCGGCCGACAACTTTGAAGAATGGTTCATGGACATTAGGGTTTTGGACGACAACCCGCTGTACAAAGACCAGGTCTACAGACTCAAGTTCAAGTTCTCACAACAATACCCTATAG AACCCCCAGAGGTTACCTTCGTTAAGACGACCGAGCGACCGATTCCCATGCACCCTCACATCTACTCTAATGGCATAATTTGCCTGGACTTGCTCGGCAGCCAGGGCTGGAGTCCCGTGCAAAACGTTGAGAGCGTCTGCATGAGCATACAGAGCATGCTGACTGGCAACGAGAAAAACGAAAGACCGGCGGGGGACGACGAGTTCGTCAAAAGCAACAGACTGCGACCTAGAGACATTGACTTCTATTATCATGATAACACTGTCTGA
- a CDS encoding ABC transporter transmembrane region: MSAANTGTAPPDGLPPVTFALVDDKNNTKHSTSIRNEEPTPEVNIRPEREPTFKDYLRVFSYATKWDIFAYFAAGLASIAAGTTLPLMNIVFGQLISQFNAFGATTTADDFKRVADRQALYLFILFLARWILNYINKFGFRMIGIRLSAAIRLHYLQRLFGQTIHVLDSMPAGAAAATITSTANTLQIGISEKLGVFLEFNGTIWTAIIVAFIYSWSLTLVTASVILFILFVLAVLLPFVIKGHTQMTKAEGKASAVASEAFSSIRIITACGAENRVAARYAHWVTVARQKGQSTAPLIALQFGLVFFALFGAFGLAFWYGTHSWVDGRVDNVGEVIIVLMSVMLVVMSLERISTPLLAISKAMVAACEFLTVIDAPRPRTGELKDTQVSANQNIEFKGVTFAYPSRPHVKVLDGLDLTIEAGKVTAIVGPSGSGKSTIVGLIERWYTLQDQHVIAKTIEKDKTKGAQKTKGKKKVRDDSDEEETSKPEEAGAAVELKGSITTSGHALDDIELKWWRSQIGLVQQEPFLFNDTIFNNVAYGLIGSQWEDEPEEKKRELVKEACQESFADEFIDRLPDANLQQQGYDTQVGDSGAKLSGGQRQRIAIARSIVRKPKIVILDEATSAIDVRGERIVQAALDKVSKNRTTITIAHRLSTIKQADRIVVLKKGKVVEQGTHESLLEDDEGVYYGLVHAQQLSLGDQTEDNNNDNKEEELDAVLAREKSATRVEVDSTRQKTEATNRNIFQSFGLLLYEQRDRWLLCILTVVFAACCAAGTPLQAWLFAKVIVVFNPENSPDKIRSDSNFWSLMWAVLAIGVGLSYFFMGFVSTHLSHFICAAYRQQYFEAILFQKTSFYDEEENAHGSLTARVAGDPKQLEELLGINMAMVYTAIFNIIGTLIIAFAFGWKIALVALCVTMPISILAGYLRFKYEIEFDKMNAAVFVESSKFAAESIGAFRTVSALTLEDTTCSRYEDLLKSHVNHAFKKARWNSFVFGFSDSVSLACQALIFWYGSRLLASGEYSPQTFFISFMAVFQGAEAAGQGLSFGPNAAQVTGASNRILNMRKSRNQDLIPATEKIPDADGGVQIELRDIHFKYPTRDVSVFKGLSLTVEKGQFAALVGASGCGKTSIVSLMERFYDVQKGAILCNGKNINDVNVYEYRKQLSLVAQEPTLFQGTIRENILLGVDDKAVTDEQLHQVCRDASIHDFIISLPEGYSTDIGSKGVSLSGGQKQRVAIARALIRNPNILLLDEATSSLDSESEKLVQAAFEKAGKGRTMLVVAHRLATVQNADVIFVLGEGKLLEKGSHSELLKKKGVYWHMCHSQALDR; the protein is encoded by the exons ATGAGCGCTGCTAATACAGGCACTGCCCCGCCAGATGGGTTACCGCCAGTGACCTTCGCTCTCGTTGACGACAAGAACAATACGAAGCACTCCACGTCCATCAGAAACGAGGAGCCGACTCCCGAGGTCAATATTAGACCCGAGCGAGAGCCCACTTTCAAAGACTACCTACGCGTCTTCTCATATGCCACAAAGTGGGACATTTTTGCCTACTTCGCTGCCGGCCTTGCTTCGATTGCTGCCGGCACTACCTTGCCATTGATGAACA TCGTCTTCGGTCAGCTCATCAGCCAGTTCAATGCATTCGGTGCCACAACCACAGCAGACGACTTCAAGAGAGTCGCTGACAGACAGGCCCTCTACCTCTTCATTTTGTTCCTGGCTCGATGGATTCTTAACTACATCAACAAGTTTGGCTTCCGGATGATCGGGATTCGGTTgtccgccgccatccgctTACACTACCTCCAACGTCTTTTTGGCCAGACTATCCACGTACTCGATTCGATGCcggctggggcggcggctgccACCATCACCTCCACCGCCAACACCCTTCAGATTGGCATATCAGAAAAACTCGGGGTCTTCCTCGAGTTCAACGGCACTATCTGGACAGCTATCATCGTGGCTTTCATCTACAGCTGGTCCCTGACTCTTGTTACAGCATCTGTTATCCTGTTCATTTTATTTGTCCTGGCGGTCCTGCTGCCTTTCGTCATCAAAGGCCACACCCAGATGACAAAAGCGGAGGGTAAGGCTTCGGCTGTCGCCAGTGAGGCGTTTTCAAGCATCCGAATCATCACCGCTTGTGGCGCGGAAAACCGCGTTGCTGCTCGCTATGCGCACTGGGTTACTGTTGCGCGACAGAAGGGCCAATCTACGGCTCCTTTGATAGCACTTCAGTTTGGTCTTGTT TTCTTTGCTCTCTTCGGTGCATTTGGTCTTGCCTTCTGGTATGGTACACATTCCTGGGTGGACGGACGAGTCGACAATGTTGGCGAGGTTATCAT CGTCCTGATGTCGGTCATGCTCGTCGTCATGTCTCTCGAGCGTATCAGTACACCTCTGCTTGCCATCAGCAAGGCAATGGTAGCAGCATGCGAGTTCCTCACTGTCATTGACGCTCCCCGTCCGAGAACCGGTGAGCTGAAGGACACCCAGGTTTCCGCCAACCAGAATATTGAATTCAAGGGCGTCACCTTCGCTTATCCAAGCCGACCGCATGTTAAAGTCTTGGATGGCTTGGACCTGACCATCGAGGCTGGCAAAGTCACAGCCATCGTTGGgccctcgggctcgggcaAGAGTACCATAGTGGGCCTGATTGAGCGCTGGTACACCCTGCAAGACCAGCACGTTATCGCCAAGACAATCGAAAAGGACAAGACGAAAGGAGCCCAGAAGacgaaaggaaaaaagaaggtCAGAGATGattcggacgaggaggagacaTCCAAACCCGAGGAAGCTGGAGCTGCCGTTGAATTGAAGGGTTCTATCACCACCTCTGGCCATGCTCTCGACGATATCGAGCTGAAATGGTGGCGGTCTCAGATCGGTCTGGTCCAGCAAGAGCCTTTCTTGTTCAACGACACCATCTTTAATAATGTCGCCTACGGTCTCATTGGCTCCCAATGGGAAGACGAACccgaagaaaagaagagggagctTGTCAAGGAGGCTTGCCAGGAATCGTTTGCAGATGAGTTCATCGACCGCCTGCCGGAT GCTAACCTGCAGCAACAGGGGTATGACACTCAAGTTGGTGATAGTGGAGCAAAGCTTTCTGGTGGCCAACGCCAGCGCATCGCAATTGCTCGAAGCATCGTTCGGAAGCCGAAGATTGTTATACTTGACGAGGCTACCAGTGCCATTGATGTCCGGGGGGAGAGGATTGTTCAAGCTGCCCTCGACAAGGTCTCTAAAAATCGGACGACGATTACCATTGCTCATCGTCTTTCGACCATCAAACAAGCCGATCGGATCGTTGTCCTGAAGAAAGGCAAGGTGGTTGAACAAGGCACCCACGAGAGCCTTctcgaggacgatgagggAGTGTACTATGGGCTGGTTCACGCTCAACAGCTTTCACTCGGTGACCAAACGGAAGACAACAACAATGACAATAAGGAGGAAGAGCTGGACGCAGTTCTAGCCCGAGAGAAGAGCGCCACAAGAGTGGAGGTCGACAGCACACGCCAGAAGACCGAAGCAACGAACCGCAACATATTCCAGAGCTTCGGCTTGTTGCTCTACGAGCAGCGAGACCGCTGGCTGCTCTGTATTTTGACTGTAGTCTTCGCGGCTTGCTGTGCGGCCGGAACTCCTCTGCAGGCCTGGCTGTTTGCAAAGGTCATAGTGGTTTTCAACCCCGAAAACAGCCCGGACAAGATCCGTAGCGACAGCAACTTTTGGTCGCTCATGTGGGCTGTGCTGGCCATCGGTGTCGGCTTGTCGTACTTCTTCATGGGATTCGTGTCGACTCACTTGTCACATTTCATCTGTGCAGCTTACAGGCAGCAATACTTCGAGGCCATCCTGTTCCAGAAGACCTCGTTttacgacgaggaggagaatGCGCACGGCAGCCTGACCGCCAGGGTAGCCGGTGACCCCAAGCAGCTGGAAGAGCTGCTCGGCATCAACATGGCCATGGTGTACACGGCAATCTTCAACATCATTGGCACTCTAATCATCGCCTTTGCATTCGGATGGAAGATTGCCTTGGTTGCCCTCTGCGTCACAATGCCCATCAGTATACTAGCTGGCTATCTTCGATTCAAGTACGAGATCGAATTCGACAAGATGAACGCGGCGGTGTTCGTCGAGAGCTCCAAGTTCGCCGCTGAATCTATCGGAGCTTTCCGAACCGTGTCGGCACTGACCTTGGAAGACACCACTTGCTCGCGATACGAGGATCTCCTTAAAAGCCACGTCAACCATGCTTTCAAGAAAGCCAGATGGAACAGCTTCGTTTTCGGATTCTCAGACTCGGTTTCTTTGGCCTGTCAGGCTCTCATATTCTGGTATGGCAGCCGGCTGCTGGCCTCTGGAGAATACAGCCCTCAAACATTTTTCATTTCTTTTATGGCAGTGTTTCAGGGCGCCGAGGCTGCAGGTCAAGGTCTCAGTTTCGGGCCCAACGCAGCTCAGGTTACAGGAGCTTCGAACCGGATACTCAACATGCGCAAGTCCAGAAACCAGGACCTCATCCCGGCCACAGAGAAGATCCCAGACGCCGATGGAGGTGTCCAGATCGAGTTGCGCGACATCCATTTCAAGTACCCGACTCGTGACGTCTCCGTTTTCAAGGGGCTAAGTCTGACCGTCGAGAAAGGTCAGTTCGCTGCTCTCGTTGGGGCATCTGGCTGCGGCAAGACAAGCATTGTCTCATTGATGGAGCGCTTCTATGACGTCCAAAAAGGGGCTATCCTTTGCAACGGTAAGAACATCAACGACGTCAACGTTTACGAGTACCGGAAGCAGCTATCGTTGGTGGCCCAGGAACCTACCTTGTTCCAGGGGACAATCCGGGAGAACATCCTTTTAGGAGTGGACGACAAAGCTGTGACCGACGAACAGTTGCATCAGGTATGTCGCGATGCTTCCATCCACGACTTCATCATCTCCCTTCCGGAGGGTTACAGCACAGACATTGGCAGCAAGGGAGTCTCTCTGTCTGGTGGCCAGAAGCAGCGAGTGGCCATTGCTCGTGCGCTCATCAGAAACCCAAACATTCTGCTCCTTGATGAAGCGACGAGCTCTCTAGACTCCGAGTCAGAGAAGTTGGTCCAGGCTGCCTTTGAGAAAGCAGGAAAGGGCCGCACCATGTTGGTCGTTGCTCATCGTCTCGCGACGGTGCAGAACGCAGATGTCATCTTCGTCCTGGGAGAAGGCAAGCTGCTGGAGAAGGGCAGCCACTCGGagctgctgaagaagaagggagtGTATTGGCACATG TGTCACAGCCAGGCGCTCGACCGATAG
- a CDS encoding Histidyl-tRNA synthetase: MQIQVKVFSRSARPAYRLTFLSQSPIPPPLWLKCSIVARSRPSCRAISSSPFRYRIDSEQLPTMAPKSKFELKTPKGTKDWFGKDMLIREKIFSQLKGVFQKHGGMELDTPVFELKEILSGKYGEDSKLIYDLADQGGELTSLRYDLTVPFARWLAMNKDIQSVKRYHISKVYRRDQPAMNKGRMREFYQCDFDIAGTYDSMLPDAEIIRIVVEVFEGLGWNGNYTIKLNHRKILDGIFEVCGVPEDKIRTISSAVDKLDKLPWVDVRKEMTEEKGLDGEVADRIGEWVVQKGKQDLLRKLQRDDKLSANASMKAGMADLELLFNYLEAFGALDRVSFDLSLARGLDYYTGVIYEVVTEGSAPAAIPDADDKTVKSKKKSKSKDKDDEDRSDDPSVGVGSVAAGGRYDNLVGMFSGKTQIPCVGVSFGIERIFSITKARMQAESEAPQSTVDVFVMSLGSKAGLIKERLEVCSKLWDAGVKAEFLYKVKPKLPPQFKAAESNATPFAIILGDDEVQKGVVRIKELGLPEGHPQKDGELVDMASLVPEVQKRLSRKRELDGLARQAEGLRVVGGMRGEDIKPASASAKVVEEPAVDFAAAAPEGEKLAETTEESKPAPNA, encoded by the exons ATGCAGATCCAGGTGAAGGTTTTCTCGAGGTCCGCCCGACCGGCCTACCGACTGACTTTTCTTTCTCAAAGCCCAATTCCACCTCCTCTTTGGCTTAAGTGCAGCATCGTCGCCCGAAGCAGACCCAGTTGTCGCGCAATTTCTTCGTCGCCCTTTCGTTACCGGATCGATAGCGAACAGTTGCCCACCATGGCGCCCAAATCGAAGTTCGAGCTGAAGACCCCCAAGGGCACCAAGGATT GGTTCGGCAAGGACATGCTTATCCGCGAGAAGATTTTCTCGCAACTGAAGGGTGTTTTTCAAAAGCATGGTGGCATGGAACTTGACACCCCCGTTTTCGAGCTGAAGGAGATTTTGTCCGGCAAG TACGGCGAAGACTCGAAGCTCATCTACGACCTTGCCGACCAGGGTGGTGAGCTCACCTCCCTGAGATACGATTTGACAGTCCCTTTCGCACGATGGCTCGCCATGAACAAGGACATTCAGAGCGTCAAGCGCTACCACATTTCAAAGGTTTACCGCCG TGACCAGCCTGCCATGAACAAGGGTCGCATGCGCGAATTCTACCAGTGCGATTTCGACATCGCCGGCACCTACGACTCTATGCTCCCGGACGCCGAAATCATCCGaatcgtcgtcgaggtcttTGAAGGCCTCGGCTGGAACGGAAACTACACCATCAAGCTCAACCACCGCAAGATCCTCGACGGTATTTTCGAGGTGTGCGGTGTGCCCGAAGACAAGATCCGGACGATATCATCCGCCGTTGACAAGCTCGATAAGCTCCCCTGGGTGGATGTTCGTAAGGAAATGACTGAAGAGAAGGGTCTGGACGGAGAGGTTGCGGACAGAATCGGCGAGTGGGTAGTCCAAAAGGGTAAGCAGGACCTGCTCCGCAAACTGCAGCGGGATGACAAGCTCTCGGCCAACGCCTCCATGAAGGCCGGCATGGCTGACCTGGAGCTCCTGTTCAACTACCTCGAGGCCTTCGGTGCCCTTGACAGAGTGTCGTTTGACCTCTCCCTTGCCCGTGGCCTGGACTACTACACGGGCGTCATCTATGAAGTTGTCACGGAAGGATCAGCACCTGCTGCTATCCCTGACGCGGACGACAAGACAGTcaagtccaagaagaagagcaagagcaaggacaaggacgacgaggaccgcTCTGACGATCCTAGCGTCGGTGTTGGCAgtgtcgccgccggtggACG CTATGACAATCTTGTTGGCATGTTCTCTGGCAAAACACAGATTCCATGCGTTGGT GTTTCTTTTGGCATAGAAAGAATATTCAGCATCACCAAGGCCAGGATGCAGGCCGAGAGCGAAGCCCCTCAAAGCACGGTCGACGTCTTTGTCATGTCCTTAGGATCCAAGGCCGGTCTGATCAAAGAGCGACTTGAGGTCTGCTCGAAGCTGTGGGATGCGGGCGTCAAG GCCGAGTTTCTGTACAAAGTAAAGCCcaagctgccgccgcagTTCAAGGCGGCGGAATCCAACGCGACGCCGTTtgccatcatcctcggcgacgacgaggtgcaGAAGGGTGTAGTCCGGATCAAGGAGCTGGGTCTGCCCGAGGGCCACCCTCAGAAGGACGGCGAGCTTGTTGATATGGCGTCGCTCGTCCCTGAGGTGCAAAAGCGTCTGTCACGAAAGCGCGAgcttgatggcctcgccAGACAGGCCGAGGGCCTGAGGGTCGTAGGTGGTATGCGGGGTGAGGACATCAAGCCCGCATCTGCGTCGGCCAAGGTGGTTGAGGAGCCCGCCGTTGAtttcgccgccgctgctccGGAGGGAGAGAAGCTTGCGGAGACGACCGAGGAGAGTAAACCTGCGCCGAACGCATAG